One genomic segment of Candidatus Methylomirabilota bacterium includes these proteins:
- a CDS encoding chromosome segregation protein SMC, with the protein MRTLEQLTVRNFKSIRDQTLRLGRLNVFIGGNGSGKSNLIGVFHFLNRVVAGELQNYTGEAGGADSILYFGRKQSPSLSLELEFVQGNDANGYGFELRPTAEDRFIFSSETIWYHDRSQYLKPYKITLGAGHAETCIKQSIPRGIAGYVRDDLDSYRIYHFHDTSSSARVKQTGNVDDNRRLHPDAGNLAAFLYRLQRTHPGHFKNIEDTVRQIAPFFEGFQLEPSRLNPDKIRLEWKEKGSDTYFNASALSDGTLRFMCLATLLLQPVLPAVVLLDEPELGLHPAAISLLADMLESASQQTQVLVATQSVTLVNQFTPESVWVVERQNRESVFKHLESADMSAWLENYALGELWEKNILGGRP; encoded by the coding sequence ATGCGGACACTGGAACAGCTAACCGTTAGGAATTTCAAGTCCATTCGCGACCAGACGTTGAGGCTGGGTCGCCTCAACGTGTTTATTGGCGGGAATGGATCTGGCAAGTCCAACCTCATCGGCGTATTTCATTTTCTCAATCGCGTCGTTGCCGGCGAACTTCAAAACTACACCGGTGAAGCGGGCGGGGCAGACAGCATCTTGTACTTCGGACGGAAACAGTCTCCTTCCTTATCGTTAGAATTGGAATTTGTCCAGGGAAACGATGCGAACGGTTATGGTTTCGAGTTGCGTCCTACGGCGGAGGACCGGTTTATCTTTTCCAGCGAAACCATCTGGTATCACGATCGAAGCCAATATCTGAAACCATACAAGATTACTCTAGGCGCAGGCCATGCTGAAACTTGTATAAAGCAATCGATTCCTCGAGGTATCGCCGGTTACGTGCGTGACGATCTTGACAGTTACCGTATCTACCACTTTCACGACACAAGCAGCTCAGCCCGAGTCAAGCAGACGGGCAATGTAGATGACAACCGCCGATTGCATCCTGATGCCGGGAACTTGGCGGCGTTTTTGTATCGTCTGCAGCGAACACATCCGGGTCATTTCAAGAACATCGAAGATACGGTTAGACAAATCGCTCCATTCTTCGAAGGCTTCCAACTCGAGCCCTCTCGCTTGAATCCGGATAAGATTCGTCTGGAGTGGAAGGAGAAGGGTAGCGATACGTATTTCAACGCCTCAGCTTTGTCCGATGGCACGTTGAGATTTATGTGTTTGGCCACACTACTCCTACAGCCGGTCTTGCCGGCAGTCGTGCTGCTCGATGAACCGGAACTCGGCTTGCACCCCGCAGCGATCAGTCTGTTGGCGGATATGCTGGAGTCGGCTTCTCAACAAACCCAGGTCCTGGTGGCGACGCAGTCTGTTACATTGGTCAACCAATTTACTCCAGAATCCGTCTGGGTCGTGGAGCGCCAGAATCGAGAGTCGGTCTTCAAGCATCTCGAATCTGCTGATATGTCCGCATGGCTGGAGAACTACGCCCTCGGTGAACTGTGGGAGAAGAATATCCTTGGTGGCAGACCCTGA
- a CDS encoding site-specific DNA-methyltransferase has product MTGKQKLELTWIGKENRPKLEPRILLEDPERSYHAPHRVTDHDLFDNRLIFGDNLLALKALEQEFTGKVKCVFIDPPYNTGSAFEHYDDGVEHSLWLSLMRDRLEIIHRLLSEDGSLWITIDDNEAHYLKIVCDEVFGRANFIANVVWQKIFAPKSSARHLSASHDHVLVFAKDADKWERNLQPRSEAHDIRYKNPDNDSRGVWASDNLTARNYYSLGLYAVKCPSGRVIEGPPKGTYWRVSKEKFDEMDRDNRIWWGSDGDNMPRLKRFLSEVQQGVVPQTIWLHNEVGNTQEAKKEALPYATSVDDIFQTPKPERLIKRVLDIATNPDDWVLDSFGGSGTTGAVAHKMGRRWIMVELGEHCHTHIIPRLKKVIDGEDTGGITEAVGWNGGGGFQYYRLAPSLLEKDKWGNWVINKAYNPTMLAEAVCKLEGFTYAPSDTIYWQHGRSTERDFIYVTTQNLSHDQLQALSDEVGESRSLLVMCTAFRGKPDRYPNLTIKKIPKTVMTRCEWGKDDYSLRVENLPKAPPPPRQMELISP; this is encoded by the coding sequence ATGACTGGCAAACAAAAACTCGAATTGACATGGATCGGGAAGGAGAACCGGCCGAAGCTGGAGCCGCGTATCCTGCTGGAGGACCCGGAGAGGTCCTACCATGCCCCGCACCGGGTCACCGATCACGATCTGTTCGACAACCGCCTGATCTTCGGCGACAACCTGCTGGCCTTAAAAGCGCTCGAACAGGAGTTCACCGGAAAGGTCAAGTGCGTCTTCATCGACCCACCATACAACACTGGATCTGCCTTCGAGCACTACGATGACGGCGTAGAGCACTCTCTCTGGCTGTCGCTTATGCGTGACCGTTTGGAGATCATCCATCGGCTGCTGTCAGAGGATGGCTCGCTGTGGATCACCATCGACGATAACGAAGCGCACTATCTCAAGATTGTATGTGACGAGGTATTCGGACGGGCCAACTTCATAGCAAATGTAGTGTGGCAAAAGATCTTTGCGCCCAAGAGCAGCGCGAGGCACCTCTCGGCGAGTCACGATCATGTCTTGGTGTTTGCGAAGGACGCCGACAAATGGGAACGCAACCTACAGCCAAGGTCTGAAGCGCACGACATTCGTTATAAGAATCCGGACAACGATTCTCGCGGTGTATGGGCATCCGATAACCTCACCGCTCGTAACTACTACAGCCTTGGACTATACGCTGTGAAATGCCCATCAGGGAGAGTGATTGAAGGTCCGCCTAAAGGAACCTATTGGCGAGTCTCAAAAGAAAAGTTTGATGAGATGGACCGTGATAATCGAATCTGGTGGGGTTCCGACGGTGACAATATGCCCCGCTTAAAACGGTTTCTCTCCGAAGTACAGCAAGGCGTGGTTCCGCAAACAATATGGCTTCACAATGAGGTTGGGAATACACAAGAGGCAAAGAAAGAAGCTCTTCCCTACGCAACAAGCGTTGACGATATTTTTCAAACCCCCAAACCAGAACGTCTCATCAAGCGTGTACTCGATATCGCCACCAATCCCGATGACTGGGTGCTTGACTCCTTCGGCGGTTCAGGTACAACGGGGGCTGTGGCGCACAAGATGGGGCGGCGATGGATCATGGTCGAACTTGGCGAGCATTGCCACACGCACATCATCCCGCGACTGAAGAAGGTCATCGATGGTGAGGACACTGGCGGGATCACCGAGGCGGTCGGCTGGAACGGGGGCGGCGGATTCCAGTACTATCGGCTTGCGCCGTCGTTGCTCGAAAAGGACAAGTGGGGCAACTGGGTGATCAACAAAGCATATAACCCCACGATGCTGGCCGAGGCCGTTTGCAAGCTGGAGGGCTTTACCTATGCGCCGAGCGACACGATCTATTGGCAGCACGGCCGTTCCACCGAGCGCGACTTCATCTATGTCACCACTCAGAACCTGAGCCACGATCAGTTACAGGCGTTGAGCGATGAGGTGGGCGAATCGCGGTCACTGCTGGTGATGTGCACCGCCTTCCGCGGCAAGCCGGATCGCTACCCGAACCTGACGATCAAGAAGATCCCCAAGACCGTCATGACCCGCTGCGAGTGGGGCAAGGATGACTACAGCCTGCGCGTAGAGAACCTGCCCAAGGCCCCGCCCCCGCCGAGGCAGATGGAGTTGATTTCACCGTAA
- a CDS encoding type III restriction endonuclease subunit R translates to MNRHVNAIAGRLSLRAPQRRSLEILDRVTEIVPPQKGVDLNAALAAIRSECPTVTDFEREFPSLCFALATGVGKTRLMGAFISYLHLAHGVRHFFVLAPNLTIYNKLITDFTPNTPKYVFKGIAEFTAEPPEIITGDNYESGVGVRRSLLPGFEREIHVNIFNISKINSEVRGGKSPRIKRLSEYIGESYFDYLAGLDDLVLLMDESHRYRASAGVRAINELKPVLGLELTATPFVENSRGAVAFKNVIYDYPLAKAMADGFVKEPAVVTQKNFDPSQFTQAQLEEIKLQDGIRLHENTKVELDTYARQTGQRVVKPFVLIIARDTTHAGQLMQIIRSEQFFEGRYADKVIQVDSSRTGAEEDEMVQRLLAVESPEEPTEIVIHVNMLKEGWDVTNLYTIVPLRAANARTLIEQSIGRGLRLPYGTRTGVSVVDRLSIVAHDRFQEIIDEANRPDSIIRLAQVVLDPNTDLQKTTTIVIQSNLAEQIDTMADESERRIAQATREVIRRYEHLPASADLLKPEIREQIVQEVTEYVRSAQQALPGVTEQPDIAAAVAKTTELVVRQTIDIPRILVVPKDEVTGFHPFTLDCSSIRYQPVERDLLIQHLRTHEQDTLGVSEGRHPEQRLEDYLVRGLIDFDDIAYDEHADLLYDLAGQVVRHLRSYLSEEDARNVLIYRQKELAASVYAQMQAHQWEQAAGYEVRVNKGFMELKNSACTANADEPPHDFRQTIEDKSRISRMVFGGFTRCLYALQKFQSDTERRLAVILDRETHKWFKPVQGQFPITYKVDVEYHDYVPDFVAETAAAIYMLEAKARNEMTDADVLAKKDAAILWCSHATTHALNNGGKPWAYLLIPHDAITENMTLGGFVSQFATAPDLDTG, encoded by the coding sequence GTGAACCGGCACGTCAATGCTATTGCCGGTCGGTTGAGCTTGCGGGCGCCTCAGCGCCGGTCGCTGGAGATCCTCGATCGGGTGACGGAGATCGTGCCGCCCCAGAAAGGCGTTGATCTTAATGCGGCGCTCGCCGCGATCCGGAGCGAGTGTCCGACCGTCACCGATTTTGAGCGTGAGTTTCCCTCGCTCTGCTTCGCCCTTGCCACCGGGGTCGGCAAGACCCGGCTGATGGGCGCCTTTATCAGCTACCTGCATCTCGCCCATGGCGTCAGACACTTTTTCGTCCTGGCGCCGAACCTCACGATCTACAACAAACTCATCACCGACTTTACGCCCAACACGCCCAAGTATGTCTTCAAGGGAATCGCAGAGTTTACCGCCGAGCCGCCCGAGATCATCACCGGCGACAACTACGAGTCGGGCGTGGGCGTGCGGCGTTCGTTGCTGCCGGGGTTCGAGCGCGAGATCCACGTCAACATCTTCAACATCTCCAAGATCAACTCCGAGGTCCGAGGCGGCAAGTCGCCACGCATCAAGCGACTGTCCGAGTATATCGGCGAGAGCTACTTTGACTACCTCGCCGGTCTCGACGACCTGGTGCTGCTGATGGACGAATCTCACCGCTACCGAGCGTCGGCCGGTGTGCGGGCGATCAATGAGCTGAAGCCGGTGCTGGGGCTGGAACTGACGGCGACCCCCTTTGTAGAGAACAGCCGCGGCGCTGTCGCCTTCAAAAACGTCATCTACGACTACCCGCTGGCCAAGGCGATGGCGGACGGATTTGTGAAAGAGCCGGCCGTCGTGACGCAGAAGAATTTCGATCCCAGCCAATTTACTCAGGCCCAGCTCGAGGAGATCAAGCTCCAAGACGGGATACGGCTACACGAGAACACGAAGGTCGAGCTGGACACCTACGCCCGTCAGACCGGACAGCGGGTCGTCAAACCGTTCGTATTGATCATCGCCCGCGATACTACGCACGCCGGGCAGCTTATGCAGATCATTCGGTCGGAGCAGTTCTTTGAGGGGCGCTACGCAGACAAGGTGATTCAGGTGGATTCCAGCAGGACCGGCGCGGAAGAGGACGAGATGGTGCAGCGCCTCCTGGCCGTGGAAAGCCCGGAGGAGCCGACCGAAATCGTCATCCACGTCAACATGCTCAAGGAAGGCTGGGACGTGACCAACCTCTACACCATCGTCCCTCTTCGGGCCGCCAACGCCCGGACCCTGATCGAGCAGTCGATCGGTCGAGGGCTCCGCCTTCCGTACGGCACACGTACGGGGGTGAGTGTTGTGGACCGGCTGAGCATCGTCGCTCACGATCGGTTTCAGGAGATTATCGATGAGGCCAATCGGCCCGACTCGATCATCCGCCTCGCGCAGGTCGTGCTCGATCCGAACACAGATCTCCAGAAGACGACAACGATTGTGATCCAGTCCAATCTTGCGGAGCAGATCGATACCATGGCTGACGAATCGGAACGTCGGATTGCGCAAGCGACCCGCGAGGTAATCCGACGATACGAGCACCTGCCCGCGTCGGCCGATCTGCTGAAGCCGGAGATTCGGGAGCAGATCGTCCAGGAGGTCACCGAATACGTCCGGTCGGCGCAGCAGGCGTTGCCGGGTGTGACGGAGCAGCCGGATATTGCGGCGGCGGTGGCGAAGACGACCGAACTCGTGGTCCGGCAGACTATTGATATTCCGCGAATTCTTGTGGTCCCGAAGGACGAGGTGACCGGCTTTCACCCCTTCACGCTGGATTGCTCCAGCATCCGTTACCAGCCGGTCGAACGGGATCTGCTGATCCAGCATCTGCGTACGCATGAGCAGGATACGCTCGGCGTGAGCGAGGGCCGGCACCCGGAACAGCGGCTGGAGGATTACCTGGTACGCGGGCTGATCGATTTCGACGACATCGCGTATGACGAGCACGCCGACCTGCTCTACGACCTGGCCGGGCAGGTGGTCAGACATCTGCGTTCGTATCTTTCGGAGGAGGATGCGCGGAATGTGCTGATCTATCGCCAGAAAGAGCTCGCAGCGTCCGTATACGCGCAAATGCAGGCGCACCAGTGGGAACAAGCGGCAGGATATGAGGTGAGGGTGAACAAGGGATTTATGGAACTCAAGAACAGTGCGTGTACGGCGAATGCCGACGAGCCCCCTCATGACTTCCGGCAGACCATCGAAGACAAGAGCCGAATCTCACGGATGGTATTCGGGGGCTTCACGCGATGCCTGTACGCCCTTCAGAAGTTCCAGTCCGATACCGAACGGAGGCTCGCGGTGATCCTCGACCGCGAAACGCACAAGTGGTTCAAGCCGGTACAGGGGCAGTTCCCAATTACCTACAAGGTGGATGTGGAATACCACGACTATGTCCCGGACTTTGTGGCCGAAACGGCAGCGGCGATCTACATGCTGGAGGCCAAGGCGCGAAACGAGATGACCGATGCCGACGTCCTGGCGAAGAAAGATGCAGCGATCCTCTGGTGCAGCCACGCCACGACCCACGCTCTCAACAACGGCGGTAAGCCGTGGGCCTATCTCCTCATCCCGCACGACGCGATCACCGAGAACATGACCCTTGGCGGATTCGTCAGTCAGTTCGCCACGGCGCCAGATTTGGATACCGGCTGA
- a CDS encoding acyl-phosphate glycerol 3-phosphate acyltransferase, whose protein sequence is MDTASAKPTGYDAIERRVLTIVEELVAELGGPAFRGPITADSILDRDLSIGSLERVELLVRLEEAFGVLLPDAVMAEAESPRDLAEAIRVAVPTKPESVRDTHPPVGPGVAAPSDARTLVEVLRWHAETHPERIHIFLRQEDGTEQPIRYGALWNRAAAVAAGLRQRGLGLGHSVALMLRTEAAFFEAFFGTLLAGAVPVPIYPPFRLDRLEEYARRQIRILHNAEASLLIAFGEVKRVARLLRGRVPSLKEVTAIEQIATPETGVSARGHRGDNPALVQYTSGSTGDPKGVRLSHANILANIRAIGKAIAISPNDIGVSWLPLYHDMGLIGSWLTSLYFGFPIAILSPIAFLARPSRWLWAIHSHRATLSAAPNFAFDLCVRKVSDAELEGLDLSSWRLAFNGSEPVSPETIERFTRRFAPYGFKAETMCPVYGLAECAVSLTVPPLGYPPRVDRVTRDAFERVREARPALPEDSTPLRFVSCGRPLPGHEVRIVDGAGRLVAERIEGRIEFRGPSVMSGYFRNPEATRTVLHDEWLDSGDRGYRAEGELFITGREKDIIIKAGRNLYPQEVEEVVGDVPGIRKGCVAAFGVGDPEGGTERLVVVAESRENAPERLEEIRTRVLDQIVTMIGLPPDTLVITRPGAVLKTSSGKVRRYATREAYLRGQIERRRPSLTTQWARLHLQVAAARLRRFSGRLAALAYGSYIWALAMAPLPFLWTLLLIVPRGKAVNRLVRGYLRLALALSGCPLRVEGIEHLRGTAPAVFVVNHASYVDAGIVLAALPGEFRFVAKAGLTAYPFIGTVIRRGGHLTVERVDPAQRVAVVERTTAILRDGTSLVFFPEGTFFRSPGLLPFRPGAFKAAAEAGCPVIPVGLKGTREFLSDGTWLPTRSPITMTIGAPIVPQGSEWQEILRLRDLTRTAIARLTGEEPVLSKRLV, encoded by the coding sequence GTGGATACTGCGTCTGCGAAGCCGACCGGATACGACGCGATCGAGCGCCGAGTGCTCACCATCGTCGAGGAACTCGTTGCTGAACTCGGTGGACCGGCGTTCCGCGGGCCCATAACCGCAGACAGCATACTTGACCGTGATCTCAGCATCGGCAGTCTCGAGCGTGTGGAGTTACTGGTCCGGCTCGAAGAGGCCTTCGGCGTCCTGCTGCCGGATGCCGTGATGGCCGAGGCCGAAAGCCCACGCGACCTCGCTGAGGCGATCCGAGTTGCCGTACCCACGAAGCCGGAGAGCGTCCGCGACACCCATCCACCAGTTGGTCCTGGCGTAGCCGCCCCGTCGGACGCGCGAACGCTTGTCGAGGTCCTCCGCTGGCATGCCGAGACCCATCCTGAGCGGATACACATCTTCCTCCGGCAAGAAGACGGAACCGAGCAGCCGATTCGTTATGGGGCACTGTGGAATCGGGCGGCGGCGGTTGCGGCGGGACTGCGTCAACGGGGACTTGGCCTCGGACACTCGGTGGCGCTGATGCTCAGGACCGAGGCGGCCTTCTTTGAGGCGTTTTTCGGTACGTTGCTGGCCGGGGCGGTACCTGTCCCGATCTATCCGCCGTTTCGGCTTGATCGTCTCGAAGAATACGCGAGACGTCAGATCCGGATTCTGCATAACGCCGAAGCCAGCCTCCTCATCGCCTTCGGAGAGGTCAAGCGTGTGGCGCGGCTGTTGCGTGGCCGCGTACCCTCACTGAAAGAGGTCACCGCGATTGAACAGATCGCGACGCCGGAGACAGGGGTATCGGCGCGCGGTCATCGGGGCGACAATCCGGCGCTTGTCCAGTATACGTCCGGTAGTACGGGCGATCCGAAGGGCGTACGCCTCTCCCACGCGAACATCCTGGCGAATATTCGGGCCATCGGCAAGGCAATCGCCATCAGTCCGAACGACATCGGCGTAAGCTGGCTGCCGCTCTACCACGATATGGGGTTGATCGGATCCTGGCTCACCTCGCTGTACTTTGGGTTTCCGATTGCCATCCTGTCGCCTATCGCCTTCCTTGCACGGCCGTCGCGATGGCTCTGGGCGATTCACAGTCACCGGGCAACCCTGTCGGCGGCGCCGAACTTCGCCTTTGATCTCTGCGTCCGAAAGGTGAGCGACGCCGAACTTGAGGGCCTCGACCTGAGCTCATGGCGGTTGGCCTTTAATGGCTCTGAGCCGGTCAGCCCGGAGACGATCGAGCGCTTCACCCGGCGATTTGCTCCGTATGGCTTCAAGGCGGAGACGATGTGTCCGGTCTACGGCCTGGCCGAGTGTGCCGTGTCCCTCACCGTCCCGCCTCTCGGCTATCCGCCACGGGTCGATCGGGTGACCAGGGACGCCTTTGAGCGCGTGCGGGAGGCGCGTCCCGCCCTGCCGGAGGACTCGACCCCGCTTCGCTTCGTCTCATGCGGACGTCCACTGCCTGGACATGAGGTCCGCATCGTAGACGGAGCCGGTCGCCTCGTCGCCGAACGGATCGAAGGCCGTATTGAATTCCGCGGTCCCTCGGTGATGAGCGGCTACTTTCGGAACCCTGAAGCGACACGAACGGTCCTGCACGACGAGTGGCTGGACTCCGGCGACCGCGGCTATCGGGCGGAGGGGGAGCTATTCATCACGGGTCGAGAAAAGGACATCATTATCAAGGCCGGGCGCAACCTGTATCCGCAGGAGGTGGAAGAGGTCGTAGGGGATGTTCCCGGCATTCGGAAGGGGTGTGTGGCCGCCTTCGGGGTCGGCGACCCGGAAGGCGGTACGGAACGGCTCGTCGTCGTCGCTGAGAGCCGGGAAAACGCGCCGGAGCGTCTCGAAGAGATCCGAACGCGTGTACTCGACCAGATTGTCACGATGATCGGCCTTCCGCCGGACACGCTCGTCATTACCCGGCCTGGGGCCGTTCTGAAGACGTCGAGCGGAAAGGTCCGGCGGTACGCCACGCGCGAGGCCTATCTGCGAGGGCAGATCGAGCGTCGGCGCCCATCTCTGACGACGCAGTGGGCGCGGCTGCACCTCCAGGTTGCGGCTGCTCGCCTTCGACGGTTCAGCGGCCGACTCGCAGCGCTGGCTTACGGTTCGTACATCTGGGCGCTTGCGATGGCACCGCTACCGTTCCTGTGGACGCTCCTGCTTATCGTGCCGAGGGGGAAAGCAGTGAACCGACTTGTAAGAGGCTACCTGCGCCTGGCACTGGCCCTGTCGGGCTGCCCACTGCGCGTCGAAGGGATTGAGCACCTCCGCGGAACGGCCCCTGCGGTCTTCGTTGTGAACCACGCCAGTTATGTGGATGCGGGTATCGTCCTCGCGGCCCTTCCCGGAGAGTTTCGCTTCGTCGCCAAGGCCGGACTCACCGCCTATCCGTTTATCGGAACGGTAATTCGGAGAGGGGGCCACCTGACCGTCGAGCGGGTCGATCCCGCCCAACGCGTGGCCGTCGTTGAGCGCACTACGGCCATCCTCCGCGACGGGACCTCCCTCGTCTTCTTCCCGGAAGGCACCTTCTTTCGGTCTCCCGGGCTGCTGCCGTTTCGACCTGGGGCGTTTAAAGCGGCGGCTGAGGCAGGATGTCCTGTCATTCCCGTCGGACTGAAGGGGACCCGCGAGTTTCTGTCTGACGGCACGTGGCTGCCCACGCGCAGCCCAATTACGATGACGATCGGGGCGCCGATCGTGCCCCAAGGCAGTGAGTGGCAAGAGATCTTGCGACTCCGGGACCTCACCCGAACCGCGATCGCGCGTCTGACGGGTGAAGAACCCGTACTGAGCAAAAGGCTTGTGTAA
- a CDS encoding NAD-dependent epimerase yields the protein MKVFVTGANGYIGFQVASAFRRAGHQVWGLVRSEKKAHFIAMHEIRPIIGSMQHPESYQQIAEQCAILIHAAVDYQADTFSLDRRTMEVLLASGARGLQPKTVVYTSGSWVYGDTCGTAVDEGAPLKPAPLVAARPDIEQMVLGVSDVRGVVVRPGCVYGRQGGLTGMWFDGPDKGRPLQVIGDGHNHWAMVHVDDLAEGYLRAAERGLGGEIFNLTDHSSATVREMADAVARVTGYTGQTQFVPADEASYTLDGFAECLALDQRVDSGKAGRLLGWQPKHHGFTDGVEAYFQSWKATQYA from the coding sequence ATGAAGGTATTTGTGACTGGCGCCAACGGCTATATCGGTTTTCAGGTCGCCTCAGCCTTTCGTCGGGCCGGCCATCAGGTGTGGGGGCTGGTTCGGAGCGAAAAGAAGGCGCACTTCATCGCAATGCACGAGATCCGTCCGATCATCGGAAGTATGCAACATCCGGAGAGTTACCAGCAGATTGCCGAACAATGCGCCATACTGATCCACGCTGCAGTGGATTACCAGGCTGATACCTTTTCCCTGGACCGGCGCACGATGGAGGTCTTGCTGGCGTCCGGCGCACGTGGATTGCAACCGAAAACCGTGGTGTACACAAGTGGGTCGTGGGTATATGGCGATACCTGCGGTACGGCCGTTGATGAGGGTGCACCCCTGAAGCCGGCGCCGTTGGTGGCCGCCCGTCCCGATATCGAACAGATGGTGCTGGGTGTATCCGACGTTCGTGGAGTTGTTGTGCGACCCGGCTGTGTCTATGGTCGGCAAGGCGGCCTGACCGGGATGTGGTTCGACGGTCCCGACAAAGGCAGACCGCTGCAGGTGATCGGCGACGGCCACAATCATTGGGCGATGGTGCATGTCGACGATCTGGCCGAAGGGTATCTACGGGCGGCGGAGCGGGGACTCGGCGGCGAGATCTTCAATCTCACGGATCACTCAAGTGCCACGGTGCGGGAGATGGCCGATGCTGTCGCACGGGTCACCGGATATACCGGGCAGACGCAATTCGTTCCGGCAGACGAGGCCTCGTATACCCTTGATGGTTTCGCCGAATGTCTGGCCCTGGATCAGCGTGTAGATTCGGGCAAGGCCGGGCGCCTGTTGGGATGGCAACCGAAACATCACGGGTTTACTGATGGGGTGGAGGCCTATTTCCAGTCGTGGAAAGCGACGCAGTACGCCTGA
- a CDS encoding arsenic-transporting ATPase, which translates to MRIILYTGKGGVGKTTVSAATALMAAERGHRTLVISTDPAHSLADAFDRSLGPEPTRITDRLWGQEINVLEEIRTHWGEVKDYLTVLFATRGVEEVIAEEMAVFPGLEELCSLLQIRLRGEEGRFDCLIVDCAPTGETMRLLSFPDVARWYMEKLFPWERRIVTAMGPIVQPFVPVPLPKDNVYAAIEVLFTRIDGMKEVLCDPKRSSIRLVLNPEKMVIKEAQRALTYLNLYGYVTDAVICNRVFPRQLEHGYFAEWSHIQGRYREMIQRGFSPIPIWEIPFFDREVVGLPMLERMGRSIFADQDPLQIWMSGPIQTVRKKGGHYYLRLRLPFLQKEELSLLKRGDELVVSVGNFRRDLVLPRALADLTVKRARLEEGYLVVRFGQDGSPKEEKDG; encoded by the coding sequence ATGCGCATCATTCTGTACACCGGCAAAGGGGGGGTCGGGAAGACCACCGTCTCGGCGGCCACGGCGCTGATGGCGGCCGAGCGAGGCCACCGCACCCTGGTGATCAGCACCGATCCGGCCCACAGTCTGGCGGATGCCTTCGATCGATCGCTTGGACCTGAGCCGACCCGGATTACCGACCGTCTCTGGGGCCAGGAGATCAATGTCCTGGAGGAGATCCGGACCCACTGGGGCGAGGTCAAGGACTATCTGACGGTCCTGTTTGCCACACGCGGCGTCGAAGAGGTGATCGCCGAGGAGATGGCGGTCTTCCCTGGACTGGAGGAGCTGTGCAGTCTCCTGCAGATCCGGCTGCGGGGCGAGGAGGGGCGCTTCGACTGTCTCATCGTCGACTGCGCGCCGACCGGGGAGACGATGCGCCTGTTGAGTTTTCCCGATGTGGCGCGCTGGTATATGGAGAAGCTCTTTCCATGGGAGCGTCGGATCGTCACCGCCATGGGGCCCATCGTCCAGCCCTTCGTCCCGGTCCCCCTTCCCAAAGATAATGTGTATGCGGCCATCGAGGTCCTCTTTACCCGTATCGACGGGATGAAAGAGGTGCTGTGCGATCCGAAACGTTCCAGCATCCGACTGGTCCTCAATCCGGAGAAGATGGTCATCAAGGAGGCGCAGCGGGCGCTGACCTATCTCAACCTCTACGGCTACGTCACCGATGCCGTCATCTGTAATCGCGTCTTCCCCCGACAACTTGAGCACGGCTATTTTGCCGAGTGGAGTCACATCCAGGGTCGGTACCGGGAGATGATCCAGCGCGGTTTTTCGCCGATCCCGATCTGGGAGATCCCGTTCTTTGACCGCGAGGTGGTCGGTCTCCCCATGCTGGAGCGCATGGGCAGGAGCATCTTCGCCGATCAGGATCCGCTGCAGATCTGGATGTCGGGTCCGATCCAGACGGTTCGCAAGAAAGGGGGTCACTACTATCTCCGGTTGCGGCTTCCCTTCCTTCAGAAGGAGGAGTTGTCGCTTTTGAAGCGGGGCGATGAACTGGTGGTCTCGGTCGGCAACTTTCGAAGAGACCTGGTGCTGCCCAGGGCGCTGGCCGACCTGACGGTGAAGCGAGCGAGACTTGAGGAGGGCTATCTGGTGGTACGGTTTGGCCAGGATGGGAGCCCCAAGGAGGAAAAAGATGGCTAA